The Streptomyces sp. P9-A4 genome contains a region encoding:
- a CDS encoding DUF6343 family protein codes for MRTGNEPANARSALRLRFWLSVWGLLWAAFGTTVFSLLDRAGWAAACGVLFLVVLVDMTMVLHHIHQGPHWQPGRNVPPYEPDHGGTRR; via the coding sequence ATGCGGACCGGGAACGAACCGGCGAACGCGCGCAGCGCCCTGCGTCTGAGGTTCTGGCTGAGTGTGTGGGGGCTGCTCTGGGCGGCCTTCGGCACGACCGTGTTCTCGCTGCTCGACCGCGCCGGCTGGGCCGCGGCCTGCGGCGTGCTGTTCCTGGTGGTCCTGGTCGACATGACGATGGTGCTGCACCACATCCACCAGGGCCCGCACTGGCAGCCGGGCCGGAACGTCCCCCCGTACGAACCCGACCACGGCGGCACACGCCGCTGA
- a CDS encoding tetratricopeptide repeat protein translates to MADRNPETHVIDFRAAEHLLAARDPRGAVKLLDSVIAAHPENTAARLLRARAFFAAAQLRPAQLEFELVLEREPDNAFAHFALARTFERSGLTAQATRHFRLAAALDPKPEYLQAAGFDSEK, encoded by the coding sequence GTGGCCGACAGAAACCCGGAAACGCACGTCATCGACTTCCGCGCCGCCGAGCACCTGCTGGCCGCGCGGGACCCTCGGGGCGCGGTGAAGCTGCTGGACTCGGTGATCGCCGCCCATCCCGAGAACACGGCGGCCCGGCTGCTGCGCGCCCGCGCGTTCTTCGCCGCCGCGCAGCTGCGTCCCGCCCAGCTGGAATTCGAACTGGTCCTGGAGCGCGAGCCGGACAACGCGTTCGCGCACTTCGCGCTCGCCCGCACCTTCGAGCGCTCCGGCCTGACCGCCCAGGCCACCCGGCACTTCCGGCTCGCCGCCGCGCTCGACCCGAAGCCGGAGTACCTCCAGGCGGCGGGCTTCGACTCGGAAAAGTAG